In Desulfuromonas thiophila, the DNA window GCTACGTCCGCTTTGTCGATGAATATCCGATGACCGCCAGCGGCAAGATCCAGAAATTCAAGCTGCGTGAGATGGCGATTCGCGAACTGCAACTGGAGGAGGCCGCCGCCATCGAAACGGCCTGATCCCCGCCCGTCGTTATCCATCGCAAAAGAGCGCCACGCCGCCGCATCCCGCCAGGGAAGCGGCGGTGTTTTTTTTGCCGGACTGGCCCTTGTTCCCCCTTGGGCGGTTGTGTTACGTTGCACTGTTTTTTTCGAGCCGTCCCACAGCCACCTCCCGCCAGCGGCCGATGTTCGCCGGGGTGGGAGTCCAGTCCTGGAGAGCCGCATGATCCGCAGTCTGTCGCGAAAACTGTTCGGCACCAAGAACGACCGTGAAATCAAAAAGATGCGAGCCACCGTGGCCCGCATCAACGCCCTTGAAGAGGAAACCGCCGCCCTGGATGATGCGGCGTTGCAGCACAGGACCGTCGAATTCCGCCAGCGCCTGGCGCAGGGCGAATCCCTCAACGATCTGCTGGTGGAAGCCTTTGCCGTGGTGCGCGAGGCCGCCCGCCGGGTGCTGGGCATGCGCCACTTCGATGTTCAGCTCATTGGTGGCATGGTGCTGCACGCCGGCAAGATCGCCGAGATGAAAACCGGCGAGGGCAAGACCCTGGTGGCGACCCTGGCGTCCTACCTGAACGCCCTGCCGGCCAGGGGCGTGCATGTGGTGACGGTCAACGATTATCTGGCCCGTCGCGACAGTGAATGGATGGGGCGGGTTCACCGTTTTCTCGGCCTTACCGTCGGCTGCGTGGTGCATGGCATCAGCGATGCCGAGCGCAAGGCGGCCTATCGCTGCGATATCACCTATGGCACCAACAACGAGTTCGGTTTCGATTATCTGCGCGACAACATGAAGTTCGACCTGGCCGACTATGTGCAGCGGCCGCTGGCCTACGCCATTGTCGATGAGGTCGACTCCATCCTGATTGACGAGGCGCGCACGCCGCTGATCATCTCCGGTCCCAGCGAGGCCTCCAGCGATCTGTATTACCGGGTCAACACCGTTATTCCCCGCCTGACCCGTGGCCAGGTGATCGAACACCGCGATGCCGGCAAGCTGGGCCAGACCCTGCGCGAATTCACCGGCGATTACACCATCGACGAGAAGGCCAAAAGCGCCACCCTTACCGAGGCCGGCGTGGCCCGGGTGGAGCAGATTCTTGGCATTGAAAACCTCTACGACCCCCGCCACATTGAACTGCTGCACCACGTCAATCAGGCCCTCAAGGCCCACACCCTGTTCCGCAACGAGGTCGACTATGTGGTCAAGGACGGCGAGGTCATCATCGTCGACGAGTTCACCGGCCGGCTGATGCCGGGCCGGCGCTGGAGCGATGGCCTGCATCAGGCGGTGGAAGCCAAGGAAGGGGTGAAGATCGAAAGCGAGAACCAGACGCTGGCGACCATTACCTTCCAGAACTATTTCCGCATGTACGACAAACTCGCCGGCATGACCGGCACCGCCGATACCGAAGCGCAGGAATTCGCCGAGATCTACAAGCTCGACGTGGTGGTGATACCGACCAACCGGCCCAACCAGCGCCACGACCTGGCCGATGTGATCTACAAGAGCGAAAAAGAGAAGTTCAACGCCGTCATCGAGGATATCGTCGCCTGCCACCACAAGGGGCAGCCAGTGCTGGTGGGGACCATCTCCATCGAAAATTCCGAGCGGCTGGCGGAACTGCTCAAGAAGCGTGGCGTGCGTCACAACGTGCTCAACGCCAAGCACCATGAAAAGGAAGCCGAGATCGTCGCCCAGGCCGGTCGGCTCGGCGCCGTGACCATTGCTACCAACATGGCCGGGCGCGGCACCGATATCGTGCTGGGCGGCAACCCGGAGATGATGGCGCGGGCGGCGGCCGGCGCCGATGCCGAACCCGAGCAACTGGCCGCGCTGCAGGCGCGTTTCACCAGCGAATGTGCCGCTGAAAAGGAGCAGGTTCTGGCCGCCGGCGGTCTGTATATCCTCGGTACCGAGCGGCACGAGTCGCGCCGTATCGACAACCAGCTGCGTGGCCGGGCCGGCCGCCAGGGTGATCCGGGCTGCAGCCGTTTCTATCTGAGTCTGGAAGATAACCTGCTGCGCATCTTCGGCAGTCACCGTGTCGCCTTTGTGATGGACAAGCTCAAGATTCCCGAAAACGAGCCCATCGAGCACGGCATCATCTCGCGCGCCATCGAGAACGCCCAGAAAAAGGTCGAGGCCCACAACTTCGATATCCGCAAGCACCTGATCGAATACGATGACGTGATGAACCGTCAGCGCGAGGTGATCTACGGTCAGCGGCGTGAAATCCTCGCCGGCGAGGACATTCGTGGCACCTATCGCGCCATCATCGAGGAAATGGTCGAGGATATTGTGGCGACCTTCTGCCCCGAAAAGATGGCTCCGGCCGACTGGAACATCGGCGGGCTGTCGGATGATTTTCTCAACCAGTTCGCCTTCCGCCCCGAATTGCCGGATTTTTCGCAGCAGCGGGTGATTCCGGCGGAACTGGCCGGTCAGCTCAAGGAGCAGGTGTTTGCCCGCCTGCGCCAGCGCGAGGATGAGTTCGGCGGCGAGGTGCTGGAACATCTGATGAAGGTGCTGCTGCTGCAGGTACTCGACAACCAGTGGAAAGACCATCTGCTCAGCATCGACCATCTCAAGGAGGGTATCGGGCTGCGCGGCTATGCCCAGAAGAATCCGAAGGAGGAGTACAAGCGCGAGGCCTATAATCTGTTCATGCAGATGATGGGCCGCATCCGCCAGGAGGTGCTGCAGAAGCTGTTCCTGATCCGCCTGGTGCAGCAGCGCGATGTCGAACAGATGGAGGCGCAGCAACAACGCCAGCAGCAACAGCAGCGCCTGATGACCAATCGCAGCGATGTGCCGGCCCAGGCGCAGCCCACGGTGCGCGAGGAAGAGAAGATTGGCCGCAACGATCCCTGCCCTTGCGGCAGCGGCCTGAAATACAAGAAGTGCTGCGGCCGCTGACGGCGGTCGCAGCCCCGTTTCGCAGAAAGGTGAACCGGCCATGTCCGAGATTCTGCCCGTTCCCCAGGGGTTCCGCTTTGCCAGCGCCCTGGCGCGGATCAAGCCGACGGCCCAGCGGCCCGATGTCGGTCTGATCGTTTCCGAGGTGCCGGCGGCCTGCGCCGGTGTCTTTACCCGCAACAAGGTGATCGCCGCGCCGCTACAGCTGACGCGGCCGCGTATCGCCACCGGCCGCTGTCAGGCGGTGCTGGTCAACAGTGGCAACGCCAATGCCTGCACCGGTGCCGCCGGCCTGGAGGTGGCGCGCCACAGTGCCGCCGCGCTGGCGGCCGAACTGGGTCTGGCCGAGGAGTTGGTGGCGGTTGCTTCCACCGGCGTCATCGGGGTGCCGTTGCCGCTGGAGCGGTTGACGGCCGTGCTGGCGCCGCTCTGTGCCGACCTGGCGCCGGATCAGGCGGCGGCCGTGGCGCAAGCCATCATGACCACCGATTCCTTCAGCAAGATGGCGGCCCGGCGGCTGGACGCGGCCGGTCAGCAGGCCGTGGTACTGGGGCTGGCCAAGGGCGCCGGCATGATTCATCCCAACATGGCGACCATGCTCGGTTTTGTGCTGACCGACGCGCGGCTGGCACCACAGCTGCTTGATGCGATGCTGCGGCGCGCTGTCGATGGCTCGTTCAACAGCATCAGTGTCGATGGCGATACCTCCACCAATGATCTGGTGCTGGTGCTGGCCAACGGCGCCGCCGGCGAGGCCGAGATTCTGCCCGGCACAGCGGCGGCCGCGGCCTTCCAGGACGCCCTTGATGCCGTGCTGCTCGATCTGGCCAAAATGATCGTGCGCGACGGCGAGGGTGCCACCAAGCTGGTGCGGATTCAGCTGCGTGGTGCCCGCGATGCGGCCGAGGCGCGCCAGGCGGCCCAGGCGGTGGCGACCTCGAACCTGGTGAAGACCGCCTTCTTTGGCGAAGATGCCAACTGGGGCCGCATCATTGCCGCCGTTGGCTACAGTGGCGCCGAGGTCGATCCCGATCGGGTCGATATCTTTTTCGACGCCGTGCAGGTGGTGCGTCAGGGCCTGACCACCGGCGCCGAGCAGGAAGCTCTGGCCACAGCGGTTCTTAAGCAGCCGGAATTCAGCGTCCGCATCGAGCTGCATCAGGGCGATGGCGTCTGTGACTACTATTGCTCCGATCTGACCTACGACTACGTCAAGATCAATGCCGACTACCGGACCTGATTCATTGCTGGGGCAGCCCGGCGCTTCTCCGGCGGTCTGTATTGACCACAGTCTGCTGGCGCCGACCACCACGGCGGCGCAGATTGATCAGCTGTGCGAGGAAGCCGTCGAGTTCGGTTGTGCGGCGGTTTGTGTGCCGCCGGTGCGGGTGGCCCAGGCGGCGCAGCTGCTGTACGGTTCCGGCGTGGCGGTGGCGACGGTGATCGGTTTTCCGCTGGGCTACGACAGCCCGGCGACCAAACAGGCGGCGGCGGCCGAAGCCCTGCGCCAGGGCGCGCGCGAAATCGATCTGGTGCTGCAGCTGGGCTGGGCGGCCCAGGGCGATTTTGCCGCTGTAACGGAAGAAATCCGTGCCATTAAGCAGCTGCTGGGCCAGGTCTGTCTGAAGGTCATTGTCGAATGCGCCCTGTTCGAGGCCGCCACCAGACAGCGTTTGGCCGTCTGCGCCCTGGAGGCGGGCGCCGATTTTGTCAAAACCTCGACCGGCTTTGGTCCGGCCGGGGCGACGCCGGCTGATGTGCGCCTGCTGCGTGACGCTACCGCCGGCCGCTTGCCGGTCAAGGCGGCCGGCGGTATCCGCAGCCTGGCGCAGTTCGACGCCCTGCGGGCGGCCGGGGCCAGCCGCATTGGCACCAGTGCCACGGCCGCCATTGTCGGGCAGTGGCTGGAGCGGCGCGAACAGGCGGAGATGAGGGGTCATGTTTAGGCGGGTGGTGTTGATTGTGCTCGATGGTGTCGGCTGTGGTGCCCTGCCCGATGCCGCTGCTTATGGCGATGCCGCTGACGGGGGCGCCGCCAACACCCTGGGTCATGTGGCCGATGCCGTCGGCGGGCTGGCGCTGCCCTGTCTGCAACGGCTGGGGCTGGGCAATATCCTGCCATTGCGCGGGGTGGCGCCGGTGGCGCGGCCGCAGGCCAGTTGGGGGCGCATGGCCGAACGGTCAGCCGGCAAGGACAGTACCACCGGTCATTGGGAGATGGCCGGCGTGATTCAGACCCAGCCCTTCGTGACCTATCCGCAGGGGTTCCCGCCGGAGATTCTGGCCTTGTTCGAGCGCGAAGCCGGCTGTCCGGCCCTGGGCAATGTCGCTGCCAGCGGTACCAGTATCCTGGGCCGGTTGGGGGCGGAACACCTGCGCAGCGGCCGTCCCATTGTCTATACCAGCACCGATTCGGTGTTCCAGATAGCCGCTCACGAGCAGATCTGGCCGTTGGAGCGGCTTTACGCTCTGTGCCGCCGGTTGCGGCCGCAACTGGATCGCTACCGTATTGGCCGCATCATCGCGCGGCCCTTTGTCGGCTCGGTCGCTGAGGGTTTCCGCCGTACGGAGGGCCGTCACGACTATTCCATGGCGCCACCGCCCATGCTGCTTGATGCCCTGCAGCAGGCTGATGTGCCGGTGCTGGCGGTGGGCAAGATCTTCGATCTTTTCTGTGGCCGTGGCATCAGCGCTCATTGGCCGACGGCCGGCAATGCCGACGGCATGGCGCGCACCGCAGCTGTTTTTGCCACCATGGAGCGCGGGCTGCTGTTCACCAACCTGATCGATTTCGACATGCTGTACGGGCATCGCAACGATGTGGCGGGCTTTGCCGCTGCCTTGCAGGCTTTTGATCAGTTTCTCGAAGGCTTCCTGCCGAGCCTGACAGCGGACGACCTGCTGCTGGTGACCGCCGATCACGGTTGCGATCCCACCTGGCCGGGTACCGATCACTGCCGCGAGTATGTGCCGTTGCTGGTCTGTGGTGGCGCCGGCCAACCCGCTGTGGCGCTGGGCGATCGCGCCAGTTTTGCCGATATCGGCGCGACCCTGGCCGCCAATTTCGGCGTGACCGCCCTGGCTGGCGACAGCTTTCTCGCCGCGCTGGCATCGCCGGGACCGCAAATGCGGCAGCGGGCCTAGCCGGCATTCCAGCGGGTCGCCCATCGCCAGGGACTTCCAACGACGACAGGCCGGCATCTCGCCTGAAAAGGGGCGGAATGCCGGCCTGTCATGTTACCGGAGGCAGTGCGCCTGCGGGGGCGCGCTTATTTCTCCGCCGTTTTTCTGGCGGCGCGGGCGGCGGCCAGTTTATCGCCCAGACCGCGCTCGATGGCCATCTGCTTGCGCTGCTCGGAATAGTTTTTCGCCGCCAGTGACTGGCTGCGCGGAATGCCGAATTTTTTGCGGTATTCCACCGGGGTCATGCCATGCACCATGCGCAGATGACGACCAAGGGTCGTCATGCCCTTGCCGCAGATCATGCAATAGACCTTGTCCTTGCCGAAGGCCTTTTTCAGCGGCACGGCCGGTTCATTGGAGGCTACGGATTCTTCCGTGGTCTCAGCCGTTTGTTCGCCATCGTCGAGTTGTTTCAGGGCGGAATGAATTTCCGACAGTTCGGCAAGAAGTTCTTCTTTGCTCATGCGGGAGGTCGATGCATGGGCCGATACAATTTCAACGGCCATCTCCAGTAATTTCGACATTGCCATGCTCCTTGCAACAGGGGTGAACGTGCTATCCGGTTGTCGGAAACCGGCCGTAACAACGGCCGGCCGATGTTGTGCACGTGGTTGATTGTTGAGATAGTAAACAGGATGTGGCTTTTTTCAACGAAAATATCCTTCATGTTCAAGTCTGTTGTTGAGTTTGGGGAGATGTTTCTTCCGTACTGCCCATATAACCGTCTGATCCGGACAGGGTACGCCTGCGACCGGAAAAAACCGGCAGGAGCAGGTTCTTTGCCTTGTCGGAAAAAAACAATGCGTTTATGATTGCGCCACGTCGCACTATTTTTACCGAGCCTGCAAGGAGGAAGTCATGAATAAAAGGCTGTTGCTGGCCGATGACAGCGTGACCATACAAAAAGTGGTGGAAATCACCCTGACCGGGAAGCCCTATGATCTGGTTGCCGTCGGCAATGGTGATGAGGCCCTGCGGCTGGCCCGCCAGCAGCGTCCCGATCTGATTCTGGCCGATGTGTTCATGCCGGGTAAAAACGGTTATGAACTCTGTGAGCTGGTGCGGCAAGATCCCGCTCTGGCCGCTGTGCCGGTGTTGCTGCTGGCCGGCAGTTTCGAGCCCTTTGACGAAAAGCGGGCCAGTGCCGCCGGCGCCGACGGCTGGATCGCCAAGCCTTTCAGTTCGCAGGATCTGATCGACCGCGTGGCCGAGCTGCTGGCACGCGCTCCCGCCGCCGACTGGCAGGCCTCGCCCAGCCGTACCCCCGACGAGGGCGTGCGGCAGGCCTTCAGCCAGGCGGCGGCCGAAATGGCCACGCCCGTAGCGCCAGCGCCGCCGGCCAGTGCCCCCGTGGTCGAGCCGTCGTTTGAGCAGCCCTTCGAACAGTTGTTTGAACCGGCCCAGCCGGCGGCGACGGAAGCGGCCGCTGACGAGGAGCTGTTTGGCGGCGGCGCGCCGCAGGATTTCAGTTTCGAATCCCTTGATGAGAGCACACCCGTGCCGGCGCCCGCCGGGGATTTCGCCTTTGATCCGACGGCTTTCGACCTTCCGGTCGACAGCGCCGCGGATCTGGCACCGGCAGCCGAGGCCGCAGCACCGTCACCCGCCGCGCCGGCCGCGGAGACCCCTGTCGTGAAGGTGGCGGCAGCTGCGCCGGTTGTGGCAGTGACTGCGCCGGTTGAACCGCCGGCTCTGGCCGACGAGTTGCCCTCGCTGGACGCTTTTGCCGCCGACCTGCCGCAGCCGCCGGCCGCTGTGGCAGAGGAGGGCGTGATGGCCCTGAAGGAAGAGCAGATTGTTGCCGAGGGAGCCTATGGCGCGGTGCCCGAGCGGGTCGAAAAGCGCGTTGCCTTCCTCAGCGACGAACAGCTGATGGAGATTGTCGAGCGGGTTGCCGGTGCGGTCATCGAACGGCTGGCGGCGCCGCAGGTGGAAAAGGTGGTGTGGGAGGTGGTGCCCGACCTGGCGGAACGCATGATCCGCGACGAGATGGACCGTCTGCGGCGCCAGTCCGGCGACGCCTGAACGACAGGTAGCGCCACGCCCGCTGCCGGCGGGCATTGACGCCACGAAAGGGGATTGCTAAAATCCCCTTTTTTGTGCGCTAAGAGCGCGGATTTTTTGGATTCCGGGGCCATGCCCCGTTCTTCGACGAAACGAGATTGACCATGGCAGAACAATTGGCAAAGGGCTACGAGCCGCAGACGTTTGAAACCCGCTGGTACCAGCAATGGGAGCGGCAGGGCTGTTTTCATGCCGATGAAAATTCCCCCAGGCCCCATTATTCCATTGTCATACCGCCGCCCAATGTCACCGGCGTGCTGCACATGGGCCACGCCCTCAACAATACCCTGCAGGATATTCTGGCGCGCTGGAAGCGCATGACCGGCCATGAGGTGCTGTGGATGCCCGGCACCGACCATGCCGGTATCGCCACCCAGAACGTGGTCGAAAAGCAGCTGGCCGCCGAGGGCTGTGATCGCCACGATCTGGGGCGTGACGCCTTTGTCGAGCGGGTATGGCGCTGGCGCGAGGAATCCGGCGGTCAGATCATCAATCAGCTCAAGCGTCTCGGCGCCTCCTGCGACTGGCAGCGCGAACGTTTCACCATGGACGATGGCCTGAGCAAGGCGGTGCGCGAGGTGTTCGTCAGTCTGTATGAAGAAGGGTTGATCTACCGCGACAACCGCCTGATCAACTGGTGCCCGCGCTGCCATACCGCCCTGTCCGATCTGGAGGTCGAGCACGACGACAAGAAGGGCAGCCTGTGGCACCTGCGTTATCCCATCAAGGGCACCAATCGCTATCTGGTGGTCGCCACCACCCGGCCGGAAACCATGCTCGGCGATACCGCCGTGGCGGTGCATCCCGAGGACGAACGCTATGCCGATCTGGTCGGCAAGATGATCGAACTGCCGCTGACCGGCCGCGAGATCCCCATCATCGCCGATGACTACGTCGACAAGGAGTTCGGCAGTGGCGCGGTCAAGATCACCCCGGCCCACGATTTCAATGACTTCGAAATGGGCAAGCGCCACAACCTGGACAATATCAACATTCTTGATCCGTCCGGCATCATCAACGAAAATGGCGGCGCCTATCAGGGCCTGGAGCGCTATGCCGCGCGCGACAAGGTGGTGGCCGATCTCGCCGCCCTCGGTCTGCTTGACAAGGTCGAGGAACACCTCAACGCCGTCGGCGAATGCTATCGCTGCAAGACCGTCATCGAGCCGTACCTGAGCCTGCAGTGGTACGTCAATGTCCAGCCGCTGGCCAAGGAAGCCATCAAGGCGGTGGAAAGCGGCGCCACCCGCATCGTGCCGCAGCACTGGGAAAAGACCTACTACGAATGGATGTACAACATCCAGGACTGGTGCATCAGCCGCCAGATCTGGTGGGGCCACCGCATTCCGGCCTGGTACTGTGACGACTGCGGCGAGATCACCGTATCGCGCGAGGATGCCAGCTGCTGCTACAAGTGCCACAGCCGCAATCTGCGCCAGGAAACCGACGTGCTCGACACCTGGTTTTCCTCGGCCCTGTGGCCGTTTTCGACCATGGGTTGGCCCGAGCAGAGCGAAACCCTCAACAAGTTCTATCCCACCTCCTGTCTGGTCACCGGCTTCGACATCCTGTTCTTCTGGGTGGCGCGCATGATGATGATGGGCCTGAAGTTCATGGGCCAGGTGCCGTTCACGGATGTCTATATTCATGCCCTGGTGCGCGATGCCCAGGGCCAGAAGATGAGCAAGAGCAAGGGCAATGTCATCGATCCGCTGACGGTGATCGAGGAATACGGCACCGATGCCTTCCGTTTCACCCTGGCAGCCTTCGCCGCCCAGGGGCGCGACATCAAGCTGTCGACCGAGCGCATCGGCGGCTACCGCAACTTCTGCAACAAGCTGTGGAACGCCAGCCGTTTCGCCCTGATGAATCTGGAAGACTTCACCCCGCCGGCCAAGCCCGACTGGGACGCACTGAGCCTGTCCCTGGCCGATCGCTGGATTCTCACCCGGCTGGCGACGGTGGAGCGCGAGGTCAACGCCGCGCTGGAGGGCTACCACTTCAACGAAGCCGCCAGTGTGCTGTACAGCTTCACCTGGCACGCCTTCTGCGACTGGTATATCGAGCTGATCAAGGGCGCCCTCTACGGCGACGATGCCGCCGCCAGACTCAGCGCCCAGACCGTGGTGGCGACCGTGCTGGAGCGGCTGCTGCGCCTGCTGCATCCGCTGATGCCGTTCATCACCGAGGAAATCTGGCACAGCCTGCCGGGCCAGCGGCCCTGCGCCTTCCTCATGGGCTGCGCCTACCCCCAGGGCGAGGGCTTGCCGCAGGATGCCGAGGCCAGCGCCCGCATGGAGCAGGTGATGGAGGTCATCCGCGCCATCCGCAACATTCGGGGCGAAATGGATGTGCCGCCGGCCAAAAAGATCAGCGCTCTGCTCGATTGCCGCGACAGCGCCAGCCTGACGCTGATGCAGGATGCCGCCGATTACATCCGCGCTCTGGCGCGGGTGGAGGAGCTGACCTGTGGCGTCAGCCTGGTCCAGCCGCCCCAAGCCGCCAAGCAGCTGGCCGGCTCGGTGGAAATTCTGTTGCCGCTGGCCGGCCTGATCAATCTGGAAGAGGAGGAAAAGCGCCTCACCAAGGAGATCGCCAAGGTGCAAAAGGACGTTGATCTGTTCAGTAAAAAACTGTCGAACGCGAAGTTTGTCGCCAATGCCCCGGCCGAGGTGCTGGAGAAGGACCGCGCCAAGCTGGCCGCCGCGCAGGAAAAACTGACGCTGCTGCAGGCCAGCCTGCAGCGCATTGTGGCGCTGAAGTAGGTGCCGACGCGCCCGCACCTGCAGGTCAGCTGCGCCCTGATCGAACAGGACGGCCGGGTTCTGGCCGCCCAGCGCGGCCCGACCATGAGCCTGCCGCTGAAATGGGAATTCCCCGGCGGCAAGATCCATGCTGGCGAAACACCGCAGGACTGCCTGCGGCGCGAACTGATGGAAGAATTGGGCGTCCAGATCGCCGTTGGCAAGGCATTGCCCAGCGTCTGGCATGACTACCCCGGCTTTCGTGTCACGCTGTACCCCTTTATCTGTCTGCTGACGGCCGGCACCCCGGTTCTGCACGAACATGCCGCCGTGCGCTGGCTGTGGCCGCACGAGCTGGCGCAGCTTGACTGGGCCGACGCCGACTGGCCGGTGCTGGACGCCTATCTGGCCGAACGCGGCAG includes these proteins:
- a CDS encoding response regulator — protein: MNKRLLLADDSVTIQKVVEITLTGKPYDLVAVGNGDEALRLARQQRPDLILADVFMPGKNGYELCELVRQDPALAAVPVLLLAGSFEPFDEKRASAAGADGWIAKPFSSQDLIDRVAELLARAPAADWQASPSRTPDEGVRQAFSQAAAEMATPVAPAPPASAPVVEPSFEQPFEQLFEPAQPAATEAAADEELFGGGAPQDFSFESLDESTPVPAPAGDFAFDPTAFDLPVDSAADLAPAAEAAAPSPAAPAAETPVVKVAAAAPVVAVTAPVEPPALADELPSLDAFAADLPQPPAAVAEEGVMALKEEQIVAEGAYGAVPERVEKRVAFLSDEQLMEIVERVAGAVIERLAAPQVEKVVWEVVPDLAERMIRDEMDRLRRQSGDA
- the argJ gene encoding bifunctional glutamate N-acetyltransferase/amino-acid acetyltransferase ArgJ; protein product: MSEILPVPQGFRFASALARIKPTAQRPDVGLIVSEVPAACAGVFTRNKVIAAPLQLTRPRIATGRCQAVLVNSGNANACTGAAGLEVARHSAAALAAELGLAEELVAVASTGVIGVPLPLERLTAVLAPLCADLAPDQAAAVAQAIMTTDSFSKMAARRLDAAGQQAVVLGLAKGAGMIHPNMATMLGFVLTDARLAPQLLDAMLRRAVDGSFNSISVDGDTSTNDLVLVLANGAAGEAEILPGTAAAAAFQDALDAVLLDLAKMIVRDGEGATKLVRIQLRGARDAAEARQAAQAVATSNLVKTAFFGEDANWGRIIAAVGYSGAEVDPDRVDIFFDAVQVVRQGLTTGAEQEALATAVLKQPEFSVRIELHQGDGVCDYYCSDLTYDYVKINADYRT
- a CDS encoding (deoxy)nucleoside triphosphate pyrophosphohydrolase, which produces MPTRPHLQVSCALIEQDGRVLAAQRGPTMSLPLKWEFPGGKIHAGETPQDCLRRELMEELGVQIAVGKALPSVWHDYPGFRVTLYPFICLLTAGTPVLHEHAAVRWLWPHELAQLDWADADWPVLDAYLAERGSG
- the deoC gene encoding deoxyribose-phosphate aldolase; this encodes MPTTGPDSLLGQPGASPAVCIDHSLLAPTTTAAQIDQLCEEAVEFGCAAVCVPPVRVAQAAQLLYGSGVAVATVIGFPLGYDSPATKQAAAAEALRQGAREIDLVLQLGWAAQGDFAAVTEEIRAIKQLLGQVCLKVIVECALFEAATRQRLAVCALEAGADFVKTSTGFGPAGATPADVRLLRDATAGRLPVKAAGGIRSLAQFDALRAAGASRIGTSATAAIVGQWLERREQAEMRGHV
- a CDS encoding valine--tRNA ligase is translated as MAEQLAKGYEPQTFETRWYQQWERQGCFHADENSPRPHYSIVIPPPNVTGVLHMGHALNNTLQDILARWKRMTGHEVLWMPGTDHAGIATQNVVEKQLAAEGCDRHDLGRDAFVERVWRWREESGGQIINQLKRLGASCDWQRERFTMDDGLSKAVREVFVSLYEEGLIYRDNRLINWCPRCHTALSDLEVEHDDKKGSLWHLRYPIKGTNRYLVVATTRPETMLGDTAVAVHPEDERYADLVGKMIELPLTGREIPIIADDYVDKEFGSGAVKITPAHDFNDFEMGKRHNLDNINILDPSGIINENGGAYQGLERYAARDKVVADLAALGLLDKVEEHLNAVGECYRCKTVIEPYLSLQWYVNVQPLAKEAIKAVESGATRIVPQHWEKTYYEWMYNIQDWCISRQIWWGHRIPAWYCDDCGEITVSREDASCCYKCHSRNLRQETDVLDTWFSSALWPFSTMGWPEQSETLNKFYPTSCLVTGFDILFFWVARMMMMGLKFMGQVPFTDVYIHALVRDAQGQKMSKSKGNVIDPLTVIEEYGTDAFRFTLAAFAAQGRDIKLSTERIGGYRNFCNKLWNASRFALMNLEDFTPPAKPDWDALSLSLADRWILTRLATVEREVNAALEGYHFNEAASVLYSFTWHAFCDWYIELIKGALYGDDAAARLSAQTVVATVLERLLRLLHPLMPFITEEIWHSLPGQRPCAFLMGCAYPQGEGLPQDAEASARMEQVMEVIRAIRNIRGEMDVPPAKKISALLDCRDSASLTLMQDAADYIRALARVEELTCGVSLVQPPQAAKQLAGSVEILLPLAGLINLEEEEKRLTKEIAKVQKDVDLFSKKLSNAKFVANAPAEVLEKDRAKLAAAQEKLTLLQASLQRIVALK
- the secA gene encoding preprotein translocase subunit SecA gives rise to the protein MIRSLSRKLFGTKNDREIKKMRATVARINALEEETAALDDAALQHRTVEFRQRLAQGESLNDLLVEAFAVVREAARRVLGMRHFDVQLIGGMVLHAGKIAEMKTGEGKTLVATLASYLNALPARGVHVVTVNDYLARRDSEWMGRVHRFLGLTVGCVVHGISDAERKAAYRCDITYGTNNEFGFDYLRDNMKFDLADYVQRPLAYAIVDEVDSILIDEARTPLIISGPSEASSDLYYRVNTVIPRLTRGQVIEHRDAGKLGQTLREFTGDYTIDEKAKSATLTEAGVARVEQILGIENLYDPRHIELLHHVNQALKAHTLFRNEVDYVVKDGEVIIVDEFTGRLMPGRRWSDGLHQAVEAKEGVKIESENQTLATITFQNYFRMYDKLAGMTGTADTEAQEFAEIYKLDVVVIPTNRPNQRHDLADVIYKSEKEKFNAVIEDIVACHHKGQPVLVGTISIENSERLAELLKKRGVRHNVLNAKHHEKEAEIVAQAGRLGAVTIATNMAGRGTDIVLGGNPEMMARAAAGADAEPEQLAALQARFTSECAAEKEQVLAAGGLYILGTERHESRRIDNQLRGRAGRQGDPGCSRFYLSLEDNLLRIFGSHRVAFVMDKLKIPENEPIEHGIISRAIENAQKKVEAHNFDIRKHLIEYDDVMNRQREVIYGQRREILAGEDIRGTYRAIIEEMVEDIVATFCPEKMAPADWNIGGLSDDFLNQFAFRPELPDFSQQRVIPAELAGQLKEQVFARLRQREDEFGGEVLEHLMKVLLLQVLDNQWKDHLLSIDHLKEGIGLRGYAQKNPKEEYKREAYNLFMQMMGRIRQEVLQKLFLIRLVQQRDVEQMEAQQQRQQQQQRLMTNRSDVPAQAQPTVREEEKIGRNDPCPCGSGLKYKKCCGR
- a CDS encoding phosphopentomutase, whose protein sequence is MFRRVVLIVLDGVGCGALPDAAAYGDAADGGAANTLGHVADAVGGLALPCLQRLGLGNILPLRGVAPVARPQASWGRMAERSAGKDSTTGHWEMAGVIQTQPFVTYPQGFPPEILALFEREAGCPALGNVAASGTSILGRLGAEHLRSGRPIVYTSTDSVFQIAAHEQIWPLERLYALCRRLRPQLDRYRIGRIIARPFVGSVAEGFRRTEGRHDYSMAPPPMLLDALQQADVPVLAVGKIFDLFCGRGISAHWPTAGNADGMARTAAVFATMERGLLFTNLIDFDMLYGHRNDVAGFAAALQAFDQFLEGFLPSLTADDLLLVTADHGCDPTWPGTDHCREYVPLLVCGGAGQPAVALGDRASFADIGATLAANFGVTALAGDSFLAALASPGPQMRQRA
- a CDS encoding MucR family transcriptional regulator; this encodes MSKLLEMAVEIVSAHASTSRMSKEELLAELSEIHSALKQLDDGEQTAETTEESVASNEPAVPLKKAFGKDKVYCMICGKGMTTLGRHLRMVHGMTPVEYRKKFGIPRSQSLAAKNYSEQRKQMAIERGLGDKLAAARAARKTAEK